A segment of the Candidatus Doudnabacteria bacterium genome:
TCCTCGACCGAAAATTCAGCCTACGGGCCGACGAAAAATCCTTACGATCTCACCCGCGTGCCGGGCGGTTCCTCAGGCGGCTCCGCTGCCGCGGTTGCGTCCGGCGAAGTTCTGTTCGCACTCGGCACAGATACCGGCGGATCGGTCAGGCAGCCGGCCAGCTTTTGCGGGATCGTCGGTTTTAAGCCGACGTACGGCCGCGCTTCCCGCTACGGTTTGATAGCTTTGGGATCCTCCCTGGATCAGGTCGGAGTGCTGGCCAAAACGGTTGAAGATACGGCAGCGGTTTTTGAGATTATTGCGGGACAGGATTCTTATGATTCCACATCATTGCCCAAGCCCGTGCCTGATTACGGCAGTTTTTTAAAAGAAGACATGAAGGGAATAAAAATCGGAATTCCAAAAGAATATTTCATTGACGGCTTAGATCCGGAGGTTGATGCGATCGTAAAGAACGCTGTAAAAAAAATGCAGGAGTTGGGAGCCGAGGTTTCTGAAATGAGCCTGCCGCATTCCTCGTACGCTTTGGCCTGCTATTATATTATTTTGCCGGTTGAAATTTCCGCAAATCTTTCCAGGTATGACGGCATCCGCTACGGCCTGTCAGCCGCCGGGAACAATTTGGAAGAAGTTTATTATAACACCCGGTCAAAGGGATTTGGCGCGGAACCCAAGCGCCGGATCATGATTGGCACTTATGCATCTTCCGCCGGATATTTTGACGCTTATTACAAAAAAGCCAAACAGGCCCAACAGCTCATCCGCCGGGATTTTATCGATGCTTTTAAAAAATTCGATCTGATCGTCACTCCCACAACCCCGGCTCCGGCCTTCAAGCTCGGCGAAAAAACCGATCCGCTTTCCATGTATCTGGCGGATATTTTTACCGTCGGACTGAACATCGCTGGCGTGCCGGGAATTTCAATTCCGGCCGGAACCACAAAGGCAGGCCTCCCGGTCGGGGTCCAGCTTGTGGCCGACCACTTTGCGGAAGAAAAATTGTTTGGCGCCGCGTTTGCTCTAGAAAAATCTTTAAACTTATCATTAAAACCAAAAATATGAAAAAGAAAATTTTTGTTTTGATATTTATTTTCACTCTGACGGCCCCATTGCTTGCCGCTGCCGCTCCATGCTCTGTTAACGTAAATAATAACCCGCCGCTTACACCCAAGGACTTGCCGATATGCGTTAATCAGATCTATATCTGGTCGCTCGGCATTTCGGCCCTTTTGGCCATGCTGATCCTGGTTATAGGCGGATATTACTACATGACAGCTTCCGGGAATGCCGAGCAATCGGGTAAGGGGATTCAAATGATCTGGTCGGCTGTTATTGGTTTGGGGCTTTTGTTCGCTGCCTATTTATTGCTGCATACTATCAATCCGGATCTGGTTAATTTTCCGGTAAATTCGTTAAATACAATTAATCAGCCTCAGCCAGGGCCCCGTCAAACGCCCCAATAAAATGATCAAGGATTACGAACCGGTTATTGGATTGGAAGTCCACGTACAATTGAAAACTTCCAGCAAAATGTTTTGTCGCTCCAAAAATGCCGAAGCTGATCAGCCGAATATTCATATTTGCGAAGTTTGCACAGGACAGCCGGGGACATTGCCGGTGATCAACGAAGAAGCTGTGAAGAAAGCCGTAATGGTCGGCCTGGCTTTGAACTGTAACATCGCCGAGTATTCAAAATTCGACCGCAAGAATTATTTTTATCCGGATCTTCCCAAGGGTTACCAGATATCGCAATTTGATATGCCCATAAACGGCCGCGGGCAAATGAAACTGGCGGTAAACGGAGAAACCCGGACAATAGGCATCACACGCGCTCATTTGGAAGAAGATGCGGGCAAGCTCGTGCATCCGCCGGGCGCAAACTACAGTTTGGTGGATTATAACCGCGCCGGGACGCCGCTTCTTGAGATAGTCTCTGAGCCGGACATCCGCAGTTCAGAAGAAGCCAGGCATTATTTACAGGAACTGCAAAACCTAATGCGTTATTTGAATGTTTCGGATGCTGATATGGAGAAGGGGCATTTGCGATGCGATGCCAATATTTCCCTGCGGAAAAAAGGGGAAAAAGGATTTCCGCCGTATAAAGTTGAGATCAAGAATATGAATTCTTTTAAATCCGTGGCATCAGCAATTGAATTTGAGATCAGGCGGCAAACGGAAATTTTGGATGGAGGAGAAATTCCAAAATTGGAAACCCGCGGCTGGGCGGATGACAAAGCAATTACGGTTTCCCAGCGGTCAAAAGAGGAGTCGCAGGACTACAGATATTTTCCGGAGCCGGACCTGCCGGTTTTGCATTTTACCAAAGATTATTTGTCCGGGTTGAAGCGGGAATTGCCGGAACTGCCGAAAGCCAGAAAGCAAAGGTTTATCAGCGAATTTGGTTTGGCCGAAAAAGACGCGCAGACTTTGGTTTCATACAAAGAACTGGCAGAATATTTTGAACATGTCGCAACCGAACTGGCCGAATGGTTTGAAGCCGAGCACGTGAAAGATGCCGGCAATAGCGGGCAGACGGTGGCGAATTGGGTTTTGGGGCCGTTTTTGGCGGCTATCAATGAACATAACTTGCTTCCGCGGGACTCAAAGGTCACTGAAGAAAATTTTGCGGAACTGATCAAGATGATCCGGCAGGGGAAAGTTTCTAATCTTGCAGCCAAGGATGTATTTGCCAAAATGTTCGAGACCGGCGAGGATCCGCACGTCATCCTGGACCAGCTGGGGCTTCACCAGGTTTCCGATGAATCGGTAATTTTGGAAGCCGTAAAAAAGACAATTTCAGAAAATCCCAAAGGAGTTGCGGATGCTAGGACAAAAGGCGACAAAGCTTTAGGTTTTTTGATCGGGCAGGTTATGAAGGAATTGAAAGGAAAAGGCAATCCGCAGATTATCAATGAAATTTTGAAAAGAGAATTAAAAATTTAATATGAAAGAGTATTTAGTATCATTTGATAATATCCGCCTGGAACATAAGCTGACTGATGAAGAAAAAGCCGAAAAAGTTGAGGTTTTTTTGCGCTATTACCTGATCACAACCGCGGACCAGATACGGCTGACCCAGAGGATCCAAAAAGTATATAATCCGTTCAGTTTTAAAAATTTCAGCTGGGGGAAGAAATTCGGAGGCGATGATGACCCTAAATTCCAAAAAACCCTGGCCAGCCTGAAAGATGATTTTATAAAAAAAGAGACTGATGAAAAGCTTTATCATCTGGATCAGGGTGAGGGAAAAATATTTAACCACTACTATTACAGGCTATCTCCCAAGATCATAGAGATGATAAAAAAATCAACCCTGATCTGGCTGCATTATTATACCGAGAAAACTTATGAGCCTTTTTATGGTTTTGAAGACCCGAGTTTTTATAAAGAAGGCAGACTGGTCGCCCATGTCGTCAGCCATGAGAATTATGTTCATTTATTCTTAGACGAAGATATCGCATATAATTTTATGAGACGTCTGAGTGTGGAATTTCATGATATAACCAGTCAAAATATAAAAAGCTTAAAATAATCAGGCTGACAGGTATTTTCTAACAAGCCGTTCGGCTTGTTTTTGATTTTTGATCCAATGAATGCGGCTGTCGGTCTTAAACCAGGTCGTCTGGCGTCTGGCGAATTTGTGAATTGCTGATTTGAGCTGTTCAATCATCTGCCCGTAGGTTAAGTAGCCTTGCAGGTATAAAGAAACAAAGCGATATTCCAGGCCCATTTCTTGCAGACGTTTGTGAGCAACTTTTTGCTTAAGAAGTTTTTTGACTTCGAAGACCAGTCCTTGTTTAAAGCGGTTTTCTAAACGCTCGTCGATCAGTTTATACAGTTTTGGCAAATCTTTTTTTAAACCGAGTAAAAGAGATCCTGAACCAAGTTCAGGATGACGCAATGGCGGCACCGGCTTCCCCGTGGACTTAATGATCTCAATGGCACGGATGAGGCGGCGCGGGTTCTGGCGGTCAATATTCATAGCGCGCCGGGGATCCAGTTTTTTCAGGATCTTAAAAAGTTCGGCAGGTGTTTTTTTATTCAATCGGTTGCGTAATTTGAAATTGGGCTTAACCCCGGGAATCTGCAAGTCGTCGATTGTGGCGTAAATATAGAAAGGCGTGCCGCCGACCAGAAACGGCAGTTTATTTTTTTCCCTGATCTGTTTGATCGCCTTTAAAGCCTTTGGTTTGAAATCCGCTACGGTGAATTGTGTTTTGGGCGAAGCAACATCAAGCAGGTGATGACGGACTTGCTTTTGTTCTTTTTTCGTGACCTTGCCCGTGCCGATGTCCATGCCTTTATAGACTTGTCTGGAATCTGCCGAAATTATCTCGCCTTGGAATTTTTGAGCAAGTTTAATTGCCAGGCTTGATTTGCCCGAGGAGGTGGGACCCAGAATGACTACCAATCCGGGCTTCATTATTTTTTCTTGGCGATTTTAAGACCCGCAAACTTGGAAGGTTTGCGCAGTGATAATCCATGCACCCGCATTCGCGGGCGCTTTTTTATTTCTCTTTTTTCTGCTTTGAGATTGTGTTCGGTTTTTTGTCTCATATTTGATATGATACGAGTCTGGAGGATCAATGGAGGATCAGCCTGAGAATAAGGTGCAAGACTGCTGTTTATTTTGCTTCCGGCCAATCCCTCAGGAATCAGTGGAATCGATCAGTACTCCTAACGGGGTTTTCTGCAACTTCGGCCATCAGGTGAAACTCGCAGGCTACCTCTATATCTGCGAACTGGCGACAAAGGAGTCGCAGAAGTATCCAAAACACGAGGTAGACTTCGGGCTCGCGAATGCATATTTGATCGAAATGCTTGCCGCTTCTAAGGCCAAAGCCTAGCAGCGGTTTTTTTATTCGCGATTTTGAATTTCACCGGAAACTTTTTTGATGAACTTATCCGTTTTCATCGCACCCAGATCTTTCTGATTCCGGGCGCGGACAGCAACGGACTTTGCCGCAACTTCTTTTTCCCCCACGATCAGCATATAAGGGACTTTTTCCATTTCCGCATCGCGGATCTTTTTGCCCACGGATTCATTTCGGTCATCGAGTTCCACCCGGATCCCGTTTTCTTTTAACTCTTTCAAAACCGTCTCGGCGTATTTATTTTGTTTCTCTGTGATTGGCAGGATTTTTACCTGGACAGGGGAGAGCCATACAGGAAAGGCGCCCGCATAGTGCTCGATCAGGATGCCGATGAATCTTTCAAGCGAGCCGTAGATCACGCGGTGAATTGCAACCGGAGTTTTTTTTGTTCCATCCGCGGCCGTATATTCAAGTTTGAACCTTAACGGCTGCTGGAAATCTAATTGGATCGTACCCATCTGCCATTGCCGTCCTATCGCATCTTTCATTAAAATATCGACTTTAGGGCCGTAAAAAGCACCATCTTTTTCTGCTATGGTAAATTTTTGGACGCTTTTTTTAAGAACATCTTTAAGAGTTTTTTCCGCTTTGTCCCAAGTTTTGATGTCACCCATAAAATTATCCGGCCGAGTTCCTATTCGAAATGAATATTCCAGGCCAAAGATCGAATAAAATTTTTCAACTATTTCAAATATTTCTTCGTATTCTTGTCCGATCTGGTCCTCGCTCACAAAACAATGCGCATCATCCTGCCTGAATTCTCGAACACGCAACAAGCCGTTCAGCGCTCCCGAAATCTCATTTCGATGCAATGTATCCGTGTCGGATAAGCGCAGCGGCAGATCTTTGTAACTTCTGAG
Coding sequences within it:
- the gatA gene encoding Asp-tRNA(Asn)/Glu-tRNA(Gln) amidotransferase subunit GatA, which encodes MEILDLTVKTAADLLANKKISAKELAQLSLKRIKQIDDKLHAFLYVAEKEALASADKADGLIADGENFSLTGIPYAAKDNILVKGLQATAASKILENYKATYDATVIKKLNEEQPVLMGKTNLDEFAMGSSTENSAYGPTKNPYDLTRVPGGSSGGSAAAVASGEVLFALGTDTGGSVRQPASFCGIVGFKPTYGRASRYGLIALGSSLDQVGVLAKTVEDTAAVFEIIAGQDSYDSTSLPKPVPDYGSFLKEDMKGIKIGIPKEYFIDGLDPEVDAIVKNAVKKMQELGAEVSEMSLPHSSYALACYYIILPVEISANLSRYDGIRYGLSAAGNNLEEVYYNTRSKGFGAEPKRRIMIGTYASSAGYFDAYYKKAKQAQQLIRRDFIDAFKKFDLIVTPTTPAPAFKLGEKTDPLSMYLADIFTVGLNIAGVPGISIPAGTTKAGLPVGVQLVADHFAEEKLFGAAFALEKSLNLSLKPKI
- a CDS encoding pilin, whose translation is MKKKIFVLIFIFTLTAPLLAAAAPCSVNVNNNPPLTPKDLPICVNQIYIWSLGISALLAMLILVIGGYYYMTASGNAEQSGKGIQMIWSAVIGLGLLFAAYLLLHTINPDLVNFPVNSLNTINQPQPGPRQTPQ
- the gatB gene encoding Asp-tRNA(Asn)/Glu-tRNA(Gln) amidotransferase subunit GatB, which gives rise to MIKDYEPVIGLEVHVQLKTSSKMFCRSKNAEADQPNIHICEVCTGQPGTLPVINEEAVKKAVMVGLALNCNIAEYSKFDRKNYFYPDLPKGYQISQFDMPINGRGQMKLAVNGETRTIGITRAHLEEDAGKLVHPPGANYSLVDYNRAGTPLLEIVSEPDIRSSEEARHYLQELQNLMRYLNVSDADMEKGHLRCDANISLRKKGEKGFPPYKVEIKNMNSFKSVASAIEFEIRRQTEILDGGEIPKLETRGWADDKAITVSQRSKEESQDYRYFPEPDLPVLHFTKDYLSGLKRELPELPKARKQRFISEFGLAEKDAQTLVSYKELAEYFEHVATELAEWFEAEHVKDAGNSGQTVANWVLGPFLAAINEHNLLPRDSKVTEENFAELIKMIRQGKVSNLAAKDVFAKMFETGEDPHVILDQLGLHQVSDESVILEAVKKTISENPKGVADARTKGDKALGFLIGQVMKELKGKGNPQIINEILKRELKI
- the miaA gene encoding tRNA (adenosine(37)-N6)-dimethylallyltransferase MiaA — encoded protein: MKPGLVVILGPTSSGKSSLAIKLAQKFQGEIISADSRQVYKGMDIGTGKVTKKEQKQVRHHLLDVASPKTQFTVADFKPKALKAIKQIREKNKLPFLVGGTPFYIYATIDDLQIPGVKPNFKLRNRLNKKTPAELFKILKKLDPRRAMNIDRQNPRRLIRAIEIIKSTGKPVPPLRHPELGSGSLLLGLKKDLPKLYKLIDERLENRFKQGLVFEVKKLLKQKVAHKRLQEMGLEYRFVSLYLQGYLTYGQMIEQLKSAIHKFARRQTTWFKTDSRIHWIKNQKQAERLVRKYLSA